The DNA sequence AGAATGTCTCAATTGTGTTTAAAATACGTGAATTTAACTtggttctattttatttatttttccgcactaagttattttcttttcttcctgcTGGTTTAAATCATATCGATAAAACTTGGGACTTTCTTATCCATAGACAGAAACTTTTCCCTCTCTATTTGAACCGAATGAGAAAGTGAAAGTAATTGTTCGATTTAGAAGTTTTATACAGTTTGACCAATGTTCATTTATGCTCCCCGATTTCTCAATAttctattattcttattttattcttgaCTTTGTTTTCCGTTTCGTCCTTATTTTTCACTTTGCCGAGTCCTCCTCGTCATCATATCTAAACTGAAATATTAAGCTTAATTAAAACATTAagtttattatttcaaatttcattataagaatataaatatttttattatttttacattaatttttgaaGGTACTAAAATCAATATGAATTATATACTGACGAATACGAGTGACATTAATTcttgaaaatgataaatataggtaacatttcaaaagaaaaatgatgttaGAGTCTTTTGCATtttctctaaattttaaaagattatttatttttttttataaagaataacTAACAATGCATGTACCAGTACCATTGAGAAAAAATTGATGACGTGAACAACTACTTACATTGACATAAAATAGTTGGATAAAGtcaacctttaaaaaaaaaaatacatttaaaaagaagttcaatttattttgtaaaaaattaaaagtaattccttaatttttcttatttatctgTGCGATATATCTTTCCGTTTCGTTGAATTCTGATCCGTAAATAAACAACTAGGTACTACGTATTAAATAATAAGCATACTGTCTCCCAAGCTGCTCAAACGCCCACCGGCTGTTCGACTTTAGTCCATGCCACCAGTTACCTCAAGAAACCACATCTACCAGCCGTGAGAATATTTAAGTTGCACTTTACTTGATTTACAGTTAGTGGGGTATTACATCAGGGCTTTGTTTTGTTGATTTGAACCCTTGCAGCTTGCAAGAATGCTCATAAGAATTTTACATTGTCACAAAGTCCATCCTCTGAGCCCTAGGTGCTTTACTTCTGCAACTCTTAATGTACTTATGTCTGGGGATGTATTGAGAAAAACAAGGGTTTATACTGAGGAAGATGTTCTCCAGTACTCCAAGGTGAGTTGTGATTCTAATCCTTTGCACACTGATTCTGCTGCTGCCAAAGATGTTGGATTTGAAGGTCCACTGGTACATGGGATGCTTGTGGCTTCTCTCTTTCCTCATATCATCTCATCACATTTTGTAAGTTTCATGCTAACCCTctctttaaattttgatatgcCTCCTATGGAAATGAGATAGTTAACGTTCTCATCTCTATAAACTAAGTTAAAGTGAATAAACAGATAAATTAGGAgagttctttcttttttcttttgatagaCTGAATTTTATACTTCTGTAGCATAGATTTTTACATGCAAAAGTTAGCTGGTGCTTTATGTAAGTAAAATTTATTCCACAGCCAACAGCTTTGGGGAAACCAAAGTTGATTCCGAGATCCAAATCACCCTGCCCCCATGAACATCCTTTCCATGGACTTGAGTATTAGGAACCTCTTAATGGAAAATTATGACATGAAATAGATTATCATAATATGAAGAAAACATAAGATGTGAAGTTGTAATCTCCACTGTGAGGAGTGTCAAATAAGGGCAAGCGGCCTTTCACTTGTTGCATAGACTAAAATGTGTCATGACTCATGAGAAGTAGAATGGGAGATACATGTATATGcttaaattttactatttttgtgAAAGACATGAAAATATGAATGCATGGATAAAAGACTTTAAGTTTTGTCAATTTAAGTATTAACATGGGTTCTACTGCTTGCATGATTGGTACTAATCATTAAATTTGATCAACTTGAATAAAGGACTTAAGTGCTTGACAAATGATGTAAATTGAGTCAATAATATGAAGTCTCTCATTCAATTATTCCTATTTTTTGTGATAACTTTCTTGAATCCCTTTTCTTCCCTTGCCCTTCACTTTTCTAATATCATGGATAATTGCAGCCAGGAGCTGTGTATGTATCTCAAAGCTTGAATTTTAAGTTCCCAGTGTATATTGGAGATCAAATTATTGGTGAAGTGCAAGCAACTAAtctgagagaaaataaaaatcgaTATTTGTAAGCTTAGTCCTGGTGTTATAATTAtgcattcttttttaaacaaggagtaattttgtttctaaacgaATGTTTCTCAATGCTATTCAGTGCAAAGTTTAAGACAAGGTGCTTCAAGAATGGTGACCTTCTTGTCATTGATGGTGAGGCTGTGGCTTTGTTACCAACCTTGACTGTAGAACAGATTCAACACGAGAAGCGGTAAAAGATATTCATTGTTCTTGACTGTTAATCGCAAATACCTTTTCAAAGGCAATGTTGGGCATAAAAGTAATATGTTTGTTGTTTTGTGTTTTAATGAATAGTGATTGGGGGTTCTAAATTGTGATCCCCTCCCCTGAACACAAAGACAGACAGTTGACACCAAAAAGTTTTTGTTCTCTTTGTTATTCTGATGTTGTTGCTGAACAGTTATGCTTGATCTTTTTTGTGTGCCTTTTGATCATATTACGCAAAGGGTCACTTGATGCACTGAGCTCCGAATCAAGGGATAtcttattgataatttttttggccTTTCCTGCCATCTAATACTATTGGTTTTGGAGGAAATGTTTAATGTATTAATAAGTTAGATTTACTTTGTTTCGTGCCGATACGGTTTCTCTATATTTTGTATTGGCAACTGCCTCGCATGAAACCCAAAAATATGGTCCCTTATTGATCCTGTTGTTCTTCtctatatatgattaatttaagTCTACATTTGCAGTAGCTATTTACACAAAACTAATGGAAAATTTGCCTTGTTGGTAACTTTTAAGTGTATCACATGATCCAACATTTTTGGTttgtcaaaaaagaaaaaatcattaaaattagtTCATGATAAACTATCTCCCTTCCCCTTTTTTTCGTTTTCTCAAGTAAACAATGTTTGGCATTACAATGATGGTGGGAGAGTGAAATTTGAACTAGGCCAACCAATttactaataaatttaaaagataccTTGAACTCCATTGCTTAACTTACCATCACAAAGTAAAATCAATAAAACAATTACAACTGGTGCTATAGTACACATACCTATAGTCTACCATTTCTAGTAACTGATGTTAATTGAAGAGATGCTCCACATCAAGACAAAGATGAACTCCAAAAGTTTTTGGTTGACTTGAATGCCGTCTGAAGCACAACCACTTTTTGGCGAACTTGCTTGAGCACCACCTTTTGGTGAAGTGGCTGGATTGGGTGCAGAAACACCTTCAGTAACAGATATAGCAACCTTCATCCCATGCCAACAATAGCCTCCTCCACTTAAGAAGTAGTAGGTCTTGAATTCTGTTAGATGAAACACGTCTCTTCCTGCACCCCTTGATATGTTTTGAACAAATCCTGTGTCCACGCAGTTCTCATAACCAGTCTTGTTCACCTCTAGTACATTATACTCGTTTCTATCGTATCCAAAGTCTTGCAAGCACATCATTAAGTCTTAATCAAAAGATAAAGTAAACTAATctacattaataaattaatctacAATTACATGTGCCTTTTTAATGACCTTGACTCCTTTTTCTCCCTTCTGTATTCCTTACTCAAAAGTTGTACATGGGGAAAAAAGTAAATTTGAGTGAAGACATACATAAAACGTGATCATAGTAATTTATTAGTGGAGTGTGATTTATTGCGCTTTGAGAtggtttaagagaaaaaaaagttatgtattgaaagttagtataaaaaaaaaatttacatgtcAATCAATTATAAACTATCATGTATCAcaagtttattgacttttataaatttattttaaaagttatattaacggtaatttatgattgaatgatagTGCAGTGCATCAAGTTAAATTCTCTACCTaacctttttactttctttattcTTACGAGTTGTGTTGTCTTTAAAATGTGATGAGGAAACTGAAAACATGTCTCTTGATTTGttagattaattttttctattctaTACATATTCAAGTATTTGAATCAAGATAATCACAtttgtcattttaaattaaacctAAACAAAGAAACAGTGCTaagtcataaattatttatcatgccATGTGTAGGGTTCATCAGAAAGGGGTGGATAGAATTGCATAGTAGCcttaaaaaacaatgaaaaacgtgttcttaaaatttaaaagcaaaaaaaggctagaatattcaaattttgttttttgtataaaatatttaagactaactttttaaataagtaaattctttactttaaataaatttaaatttccatGTACACTTGGGATAATTGaggataagaattaaaaaatatataaaaacagataacaaaaaaatgattgagcaaAAACATTGAAAAAGAATGGTATGGAAAAAGGTTAGATTGATAAGGGTTAAAATCATAAAtgataattgaaagaaaaataatctcTAACACGCTTCATTGAAGGGTAttgaaattaagaaattttagtgttGTGTAATGATTTAGGTTCTTGTACATATAAACTTGGATAAAGGTTATATTCTTGTCACTCCACTCCATTATTAACCATTCTAACCATTTACTTTGCACAAGAGAAaatgaaacatttaaaaaagaaaagaaaaaaaataaggaggAAATCTTACAAAGCCAATCTTCCAAATGGAAGTGCTCATGACTTGACCATTCTGTCAAGTTAACATTAGGTCCCCAACTAGACTTGTCCCCACCAACGTAGTGAAGCTCTGATTTAGCCATGTTTGCCAGCACCatggtcatcatcatcatcaacaccatttttttaagctcaaaatatccaaaaaaatttcaaagccTCTATCTATCAATATGAGAGTTATACGTATATTTGCGTTCATGAAAGGATCAAAATTTATAGAGACTAAGGCTTGAATTAATGTATATGGAAAGATTAACTGGCACCGATTGAGCTATATATCATTGTCACATTTTTAGAATGAAATCAAATCATTTGCAAATTCTAATATATTGGCATTGCATGTTTGGAAAGAACTCAAatcacttccaaattttaattctagATTGAAttcaagaaattatttttacccTTTTAGTCAATCAATCCAATTAAGTATAAGTTATATCAAATATGTTTTATGGATATGAATacgaatattaaattaaatacagtATATAAAcaccatatttttttaagacaacTAAAGTACAAGCACACTATATATATTTAAGGTTATGTTTGACCAAATATTTTTTggacttaaaaattattttaagtcaaagttaaaaaataagaacttaaaaagaagttaaaagtaatttatttaagCAAAACTCTATAGTGTCAAATTATGTTATAATgaatttactaaataattaaaaatatttactaaatatattGTTGTAATTACGAATTCAAGAACTTGCCACAACCTAAAATgtttagaaaaaatgaaatataaattaaatttaatgaaaaagtaaaatattttaaaataaatttcattcaaatatattatttacttatttcaaTAATGTTCTTGTATTTcatataatgataattaaaaatatatattttaattttacaaaatatattgttttaaacattttgaaataaactaaaatttggGAAAATTATTAGTACGATATCATGTCTTTTTTATCATTGAGAAGTtagtgataaaatttaaaataatgatattttaagaTGAGTCAGAATTCAAAGAAGAGTATGTTTGAATAAGTTTTTTATGACAGGTAAAAAAGATCTCCTACTAGTTAGGCATCGTTTAGGGATTACGTTTttgagttttcaattttttgtttctaattttgaaatgtaatttttaaaataaaacatgtctgataaaattaaaataatttttaatccaattttaaaatactttttggcaattttttaaaaagtttctcACCAAAAGTTTTAAGACTTTTGTAACTTTCCTAGAGGCGCCCTTCCTTAATCAGTTAAGAACTTATAAGGTCAGCAGGCTAATTTCAATAGGTTAAAATCCTTATTGTTTCCTCTTAATGGAAAATTATGACATGAAATAGAGTATCATAATATGAAGAAGGATAAGATGTGAAGTTCTAATCTCCTCTGTGAGGTGTCAAATAAGGGCAAGCGGCCTTTCACTTGTTGCATAGACTAAAATGTGTCATGACTCGTGAGAAGTATGAATAAGcttaaatttttctattttttctaaaaGACATGAAAATATGAATGCATGGATAAAAGACTTCAGTTTTGTCAACTTGAATATTAACATGGGTTCTACTGTTTGCATGATTGGTAGTAGTCATTAGATTTGATCAACTTGAATAAAGAACTTAATTTTATAGTGCTTGATAAATTATGTAAATTGAGGCAATAATTTGAAGCCATTCATTCAATTATTCCGATTCCTTGTGATAACTTTCttaaattcattttcttttctggcCCTTCACTTATCTAATATCATGGATAATTGCATCCAGGAGCTGTGTATGTGTCTCAAAGCTTTAATTTTAAGTTCCCAGGCTATTCTGGAGATCAAATTATTGAAGTGCAAGCAACTAatcttgagagaaaataaaaaatgatatctgTAAGTTTAGTCCTGATGCTATTATTGTGCATTCTTTTTGAAATAAGGAgcaattttgtttctaaatgaatGTTTCTCAATGTTGTTCAGTGCAAAGTTTAAGACAAGGTGCTTCTTCAAGAATGGTGAACTTCTTGTCATTGACGGTGAGATTGTGACTTTGCTAGCAACACGAGGAGCGATGAAAGATATTCACTGTTCTTACTGTTAATCGTGATTCGTGAATACTTTTCAAAggcaaaaaaaatgatagacaCACAAGTAAtatgcttgtttttttttataaaaaaaaaatgaagacttATAGCCATTGGGGTTCTACATTGTGATCCTGTAacctgaacaaaaagataaactgCAGACAAAAAAAAGTATCTGTTCTTTGTTATTCTGATGTAGTATATGAAACTCATGCTTGATTGTTTAGTGAGTGTTTTGGTCATGTTTCACAAAAGCTCACTTCTTTGCAGAGTTCCAAAGTTTTCAGGCATATGTACCCTCCAATATTAATGGTTTTGGAGATGTTTATTCTCATTGTATTAACCAGTTAAATTTTACATAGTCATGTGCCAGTATTCTTTCTATATACTTATTGTATTGACAACTGCCTcgcatgaaacaaaaaatatggtCCCTTATGGATCCTCTTGTTCTTCCttgtataagattaattttgatgTTGCAACTATTATCAAAAGCAGTAGTGTCAAGAACAAACTCTTtagcacattttttttaaatatagaatCTGTTTggctgacttttttttttaacttataaattacttttaagttgaattgaaaaaataagagCTTGAAAAATAAAGCTACAAAGTTGTTTGTCAATTTCTTAATTTTGCATCTTAAATATGTGGCAAGAGGTTTGATTAATGGTAATAATAATACCCCAAACAAAGAACTGAAAAATGACTCCACAGGCAGAGGTTGTTCCTCTGAGGAGTTTGGGACAATGAAGCCGGAAGAGAGAGATGAGAGGAAAGTGAACAGTGTAGGAATATTCCTCCGTCCATTAGGATGATCAAGAAGAAGTTACAATTGAAAGAGGGTTTCAATGAGATTCTTTGTGATAACTTTCTTAAATTCATTTTCTTCCCTGGCCCCTTCACTTTTCTAATATCATGCATAATTGCAGCCTGGAGCTGTGTATGTATGTATCTCAAAACTTGAATTTCATTGGAGATCAGATTATTGGTGAAGTGCGAGCAACTGATATCTGTAAGTTTAGTCCTGATGTTATTATTGtgcattcttttttaaacaaggagtgattttatttttaaaatgaatgtttCTCATTGCAAAgtttaagacatttttttttataggcaaaggataaaaattcattaaactGGTACCAGCAGTACCGCATATGTACAAAGATACATGTGGTTTGTTACACATATCCCTACAAAATAGGAAATAGAACCACCCTTCCACTGACATCAAACTCAACCACCAACTACACATATAACTCTACAGACTGTGCTTGACTACATTTTCTAAGGCAATGTTAGACATATAAGTAATGTAGTTGTTACTTTGTGTTTTAATAGAGACTTATAGTCATCAGGGGTTCTAAATTGTGATCCCTTACCCTGAACAAAAAGACAAACGGCAGACTCAAGAAAAGATTTTGTTCTCTTTGGTAGtctgatgttgttgatgaacaCTCAGACTTGATTGTTTGATGtgttctttttttaatcaaatttcacAAAAGCCTCACTTCTTTGCACAGAGCTCCAAATTGAATGACACAAAGAGATGCTCTTACTGGTAAATTTTCTGGCATTTGTACACTCTAATACTAAGGGTTTTGAAGGAAATGTTTATTGTATTAACTAGTAACtggtagaaaataaaaaagatgaaagatGCAAAATCTCAAACTAAATAAAAGAACAACAATAATCATGCAACTTCATAGTTAGACACATAGATTAACAATGCAAAATTAAAC is a window from the Glycine max cultivar Williams 82 chromosome 2, Glycine_max_v4.0, whole genome shotgun sequence genome containing:
- the LOC100811584 gene encoding (R)-specific enoyl-CoA hydratase, which codes for MLIRILHCHKVHPLSPRCFTSATLNVLMSGDVLRKTRVYTEEDVLQYSKVSCDSNPLHTDSAAAKDVGFEGPLVHGMLVASLFPHIISSHFPGAVYVSQSLNFKFPVYIGDQIIGEVQATNLRENKNRYFAKFKTRCFKNGDLLVIDGEAVALLPTLTVEQIQHEKRDWGF
- the LOC100812113 gene encoding lamin-like protein, encoding MVLMMMMTMVLANMAKSELHYVGGDKSSWGPNVNLTEWSSHEHFHLEDWLYFGYDRNEYNVLEVNKTGYENCVDTGFVQNISRGAGRDVFHLTEFKTYYFLSGGGYCWHGMKVAISVTEGVSAPNPATSPKGGAQASSPKSGCASDGIQVNQKLLEFIFVLMWSISSINISY